In one window of Constrictibacter sp. MBR-5 DNA:
- a CDS encoding Zn-dependent hydrolase codes for MSEHGNLRIDGDRLWSMLMESGKIGPGKAGGLRRLALSASDRDVRNLFARWCEEAGLTVSVDALGNMFGRRAGTDDSLPPVIIGSHLDSQIAGGKFDGPLGVLGALEVIRTLNDAGIRTKRPIEVVNWSNEEGARFQPPMSASAVFAGLKPLDWGLGRTDADGLTFGGELERIGYAGTAPVGGRPVDAYFELHIEQGPDLEAKGVQVGVVAGSYAVRGFDLEVHGETAHTGPTPMPIRKNALVGAAMLIVDATQIALDHGPDAKSTAAKITVLPNLAGILPDYAKVTIDFRAPKRETLDAMLAAFEQAKARAAEKANVTIEVADSWSFGDEPFDPDCIALVRDTAAGLGYSHMDMASQAGHDAYNMSRMAPTAMIFSPCEKGISHHESENCTLDQIVPATNVLLQVTLKRANR; via the coding sequence ATGAGCGAGCACGGCAACCTGCGCATCGACGGCGACCGGCTTTGGTCGATGCTGATGGAATCGGGGAAGATCGGTCCCGGCAAGGCCGGCGGCCTGCGGCGGTTGGCCCTCTCCGCTTCCGACCGTGACGTCCGCAACCTCTTCGCGCGCTGGTGCGAGGAGGCCGGGCTGACCGTTTCGGTGGATGCGCTCGGCAACATGTTCGGGCGCCGCGCCGGCACCGACGACAGCCTGCCGCCGGTCATCATCGGCAGCCATCTCGACAGCCAGATCGCCGGCGGCAAGTTCGACGGGCCGCTCGGCGTGCTGGGCGCGCTGGAGGTGATCCGCACGCTCAACGACGCCGGCATCCGGACGAAGCGGCCGATCGAGGTCGTGAACTGGTCGAACGAGGAGGGCGCCCGCTTCCAGCCGCCGATGTCCGCCTCCGCCGTCTTCGCCGGCCTAAAGCCGCTCGATTGGGGCCTCGGCCGCACCGACGCCGACGGCCTCACCTTCGGCGGCGAACTGGAGCGCATCGGCTATGCCGGCACGGCGCCGGTCGGCGGCCGCCCCGTCGACGCCTATTTCGAACTGCACATCGAGCAGGGGCCGGACCTGGAGGCGAAGGGCGTCCAGGTCGGCGTCGTCGCCGGCAGCTACGCCGTGCGCGGCTTCGACCTGGAGGTGCACGGCGAGACGGCCCACACCGGCCCGACGCCGATGCCGATCCGCAAGAACGCCTTGGTCGGCGCGGCGATGCTGATCGTCGACGCGACGCAGATCGCCCTCGACCACGGCCCCGACGCCAAGTCGACGGCGGCGAAGATCACCGTGCTGCCGAACCTCGCCGGCATCCTGCCCGATTACGCCAAGGTCACCATCGACTTCCGCGCACCGAAGCGCGAGACCCTGGACGCCATGCTGGCCGCCTTCGAGCAGGCGAAGGCGCGCGCGGCGGAGAAGGCGAACGTGACGATCGAGGTCGCCGACAGCTGGTCGTTCGGTGACGAACCGTTCGATCCCGACTGCATCGCGCTGGTCCGCGACACGGCCGCCGGCCTCGGCTACAGCCACATGGACATGGCCAGCCAGGCCGGCCACGACGCCTACAACATGAGCCGCATGGCGCCGACGGCGATGATCTTCTCGCCCTGCGAGAAGGGCATCAGCCACCACGAGTCGGAGAACTGCACCCTCGACCAGATCGTCCCCGCCACGAACGTCCTGCTCCAGGTCACCCTGAAGCGCGCCAACCGGTAG
- the nadA gene encoding quinolinate synthase NadA → MAGAIARDQLFTPEIALSTEAAWQRVKRVIPPFEWPLFAPDIDAIQRLKRERNAVVLAHNYQTPEIFHGVADIVGDSLALAREATRVDADVIVLCGVHFMAETAKILNPDKTVLLPDAGAGCSLADSITAADIRLMRQRYPGVPVVTYVNTSAEVKAESDVCCTSGNALKVVESLGTDRVIFLPDEYLASWVASQTDIQVIKWQGHCEVHERFTGAEVRRYREQTAGLVVIAHPECPPDVLAEADFVGSTAQMADYAKAKKPPRVLLLTECSMSDNVAAELPEVEFVRPCNLCPHMKQITLPKIRRSLEAMSGEVLVDPAVAARARRAVERMLEIGR, encoded by the coding sequence ATGGCCGGAGCCATCGCACGGGACCAGCTGTTCACCCCCGAGATCGCCCTCAGCACCGAAGCCGCCTGGCAGCGCGTGAAGCGCGTCATCCCGCCGTTCGAGTGGCCGCTGTTCGCGCCCGACATCGACGCCATCCAGCGCCTGAAGCGCGAGCGCAACGCCGTCGTCCTGGCGCACAACTACCAGACGCCGGAGATCTTCCACGGCGTGGCGGACATCGTCGGCGATTCCCTGGCGCTGGCGCGCGAGGCGACGCGGGTGGACGCCGACGTGATCGTCCTCTGCGGCGTTCACTTCATGGCCGAGACGGCGAAGATCCTGAACCCGGACAAGACGGTGCTGCTGCCCGACGCCGGCGCCGGCTGCTCGCTCGCCGACTCCATCACGGCCGCCGACATCCGCCTGATGCGGCAGCGCTATCCCGGCGTGCCGGTCGTCACCTACGTCAACACCTCGGCCGAGGTGAAGGCGGAATCGGACGTCTGCTGCACCTCGGGCAATGCGCTCAAGGTGGTGGAGTCGCTCGGCACCGACCGGGTGATCTTCCTGCCCGACGAATATCTGGCGAGCTGGGTCGCCAGCCAGACCGACATCCAGGTCATCAAGTGGCAGGGCCACTGCGAGGTGCACGAGCGCTTCACCGGCGCCGAGGTGCGGCGCTACCGGGAGCAGACCGCCGGCCTCGTCGTTATCGCCCATCCGGAATGCCCGCCCGACGTGCTGGCCGAGGCCGACTTCGTCGGCTCGACGGCGCAGATGGCCGATTACGCGAAGGCGAAGAAGCCGCCGCGCGTCCTGCTCCTGACCGAATGCTCGATGAGCGACAACGTCGCGGCCGAGCTGCCCGAGGTCGAGTTCGTGCGGCCCTGCAACCTGTGCCCGCACATGAAGCAGATCACCCTGCCGAAGATCCGCCGGTCGCTGGAGGCCATGTCGGGCGAGGTGCTCGTCGACCCCGCCGTCGCCGCCCGCGCCCGTCGCGCGGTGGAGCGCATGCTGGAGATCGGCCGATGA
- a CDS encoding OmpA family protein, with amino-acid sequence MSVLKSLALVAVLSGLAACGGMNFGQGTPPATYLVFFEPGSTDLGPDARAVVARAARDAAAVRPNVVRITGYTDKAGTTTENLTLSERRTQTVAETLLADGVPLDKIRRQPLGEAVATDVGLDATQDRRVEITFADR; translated from the coding sequence ATGTCCGTATTGAAGAGCCTGGCCTTGGTCGCTGTCCTGTCCGGGCTCGCCGCGTGCGGCGGCATGAATTTCGGTCAGGGGACGCCGCCGGCCACCTATCTCGTCTTCTTCGAGCCCGGCAGCACGGACCTCGGGCCGGATGCGCGGGCCGTGGTGGCACGGGCGGCGCGCGATGCGGCCGCGGTCCGGCCGAACGTCGTGCGCATCACCGGCTACACCGACAAGGCGGGAACGACGACGGAGAACCTGACCCTGTCCGAGCGGCGGACGCAGACGGTGGCCGAGACGTTGCTGGCCGACGGCGTGCCGCTCGACAAGATCCGGCGTCAGCCCCTCGGCGAGGCCGTGGCGACGGATGTCGGCCTGGACGCGACACAGGACCGGCGGGTCGAGATCACGTTCGCCGACCGGTAG
- the ugpB gene encoding sn-glycerol-3-phosphate ABC transporter substrate-binding protein UgpB, which produces MIRKSLLLAAGISAFASPAFAATEIQFWHAMGGSLGEEIQAITEEFNASQGDWKVNAVYKGNYTETMTAAIAAFRAKQAPHVVQVFEVGTATMMSAAGAVYPIHELMKSAGETFSEDKFVPAVASYYTTPEGKMLSMPFNSSTPVMFYNKDAFKKAGLDPEKPPKTWPELVEMSKKMMSSGATQCGFTTGWQSWVQLETFSAWHNVPFATKENGFGGLDAELAFNKGPALKHIQNMAEWTKDNTFKYGGRRGDPNPLFVNGECGVLFNSSAYYNGFKKSIKFDWGVAELPYYPDVQGAPQNTIIGGATFWVLKGAPQDEYKGVAQFMSFVSKPEIQAKWHQNTGYVPVTTAAYEMTKKTDYYQKNPGADVAIAELSKNAPTPNSKGVRLGNFVQIRDLINDELENIWAGKKTAQQGLDDAVASGNRLLRQFEKAN; this is translated from the coding sequence ATGATTCGCAAATCGCTGCTGCTAGCCGCAGGCATTAGCGCTTTCGCGTCGCCGGCGTTCGCCGCGACCGAGATCCAGTTCTGGCACGCCATGGGCGGCTCGCTGGGCGAGGAGATCCAGGCCATCACCGAGGAGTTCAACGCCTCGCAGGGCGATTGGAAGGTGAACGCGGTCTACAAGGGCAACTACACGGAAACGATGACCGCCGCGATCGCCGCGTTCCGCGCGAAGCAGGCGCCGCATGTGGTCCAGGTGTTCGAAGTCGGCACCGCGACGATGATGTCGGCCGCCGGCGCCGTCTACCCGATCCACGAACTGATGAAGTCGGCGGGCGAGACGTTCAGCGAGGACAAGTTCGTCCCCGCGGTGGCGTCCTACTACACGACGCCCGAAGGCAAGATGCTGTCGATGCCGTTCAACAGCTCGACGCCCGTCATGTTCTACAACAAGGACGCCTTCAAGAAGGCCGGCCTCGACCCCGAGAAGCCGCCGAAGACCTGGCCCGAACTCGTCGAGATGTCGAAGAAGATGATGTCGTCGGGTGCCACCCAGTGCGGCTTCACCACCGGCTGGCAGTCGTGGGTGCAGCTGGAGACCTTCTCCGCCTGGCACAACGTGCCGTTCGCGACCAAGGAGAACGGCTTCGGCGGCCTCGACGCCGAGCTGGCCTTCAACAAGGGCCCGGCGCTGAAGCACATTCAGAACATGGCCGAGTGGACGAAGGACAACACCTTCAAGTACGGCGGCCGCCGCGGCGACCCCAACCCGCTGTTCGTCAACGGCGAGTGCGGCGTTCTCTTCAATTCGTCGGCCTATTACAACGGCTTCAAGAAGTCGATCAAGTTCGACTGGGGCGTGGCCGAACTCCCCTACTATCCGGACGTCCAGGGCGCGCCGCAGAACACCATCATCGGCGGCGCCACCTTCTGGGTGCTGAAGGGCGCACCGCAGGACGAGTACAAGGGCGTGGCGCAGTTCATGAGCTTCGTCTCGAAGCCGGAAATCCAGGCGAAGTGGCACCAGAACACGGGCTACGTCCCGGTGACGACGGCGGCCTACGAGATGACGAAGAAGACCGACTACTATCAGAAGAACCCCGGCGCCGACGTCGCCATCGCGGAACTCAGCAAGAACGCACCGACCCCCAACTCCAAGGGCGTGCGGCTCGGCAACTTCGTCCAGATCCGCGACCTGATCAACGACGAGCTCGAGAACATCTGGGCCGGCAAGAAGACGGCACAGCAGGGCCTCGACGATGCGGTGGCGAGCGGCAACCGCCTGCTCCGGCAGTTCGAGAAGGCCAACTGA
- a CDS encoding protein-tyrosine-phosphatase, whose amino-acid sequence MSTTVHPAFVPFAITVCGVDELYGHCDVGVSHVLSMLDPGTPQPDAFGEFGEHARLEMRFHDVIEDEPARPAPQPEHVERLLAFGRDLLAEPPADAHLLVHCWAGVSRSTAAMTLLLAQARPDRSAAEALAQVVKIRPIAWPNLRMIEIGDAMLGRNGDLVRAAHARYAAVLQEQPHRAQQMIMAGRAREIPEHLRR is encoded by the coding sequence ATGAGCACGACCGTCCACCCCGCCTTCGTCCCCTTCGCCATCACCGTCTGCGGCGTGGACGAGCTGTACGGCCATTGCGACGTCGGCGTCAGCCACGTCCTGTCGATGCTCGACCCCGGCACGCCGCAGCCCGACGCCTTCGGCGAATTCGGCGAGCATGCGCGGCTTGAGATGCGCTTCCACGACGTGATCGAGGACGAACCGGCCCGCCCGGCGCCGCAGCCCGAGCATGTCGAGCGCCTGCTCGCCTTCGGCCGCGACCTCCTCGCCGAACCGCCGGCGGACGCCCACCTGCTGGTGCATTGCTGGGCCGGCGTGTCGCGCTCGACGGCCGCGATGACCCTCCTCCTCGCCCAGGCCCGCCCCGACCGCAGCGCCGCCGAAGCGCTCGCCCAGGTCGTGAAGATCCGTCCCATCGCCTGGCCCAACCTGCGCATGATCGAGATCGGCGACGCCATGCTCGGCCGCAACGGCGACCTCGTCCGCGCCGCCCACGCCCGCTACGCCGCCGTCCTGCAAGAACAGCCGCACCGCGCGCAGCAGATGATCATGGCCGGCCGCGCGCGGGAGATCCCGGAGCATCTGCGGCGGTAG
- a CDS encoding cation:proton antiporter has protein sequence MPEILTPVLAVAALLVAVSVSVPVAARLRIPHSVLLAALGLLLGLVVMVRQDAGGSMMGDDLVRGLGNLGISAPAFLAIFLPPLLFSAGLNLDVRRLFDEIAAVLLLAVVAVVVCTGVVGFLLGWLSPLGIVPCLLLGSIIATTDPAAVVAIFRDLGAPRRLSVLVEGESIFNDAAAIALFSILLAFVTGTAAPSFGAGAMAFFTSFAGGIAVGFVLARAICGLLPSMGGALTAETTLTVALAYLSYVIAELYFQVSGVVAVATAAVVMASYGPLRLSPANWRSLIQAWSKIEFWATSLIFIMASMVASRVLSEASLSDLGFIALLAVAAILARALVLWGPLPLLSALRLVQPVSNRYKAVILWGGLRGAVTMVLAIAISENMAVPQEIRRFVAIAAIGFVLLTLFLNAPTLGPLLRLLGLDRLDPVERALRDRVMGLSLVGLRDRVTEVARDYGLEPGLVDKVVSTTRPASEAGAGGVDIPLPVRIQVGLLTLVTREREAYLDHFEQQTISRRLVAILVAGADALADRVKVEGVEGYAVAGAARIGRRLRFALWLHRRLGWSRPLASELADWFEMLLIQRLVLREARQFNDRSIRPVLGADASEKIAARLAERMEAVQRALAALELQYPVYATALGVQHLGRAALRFEDRQYQLKREEALISREVFENLQADLRARRDAIRRRPALDLGFKLAEMVRRVPMFAKLTESQLERLARMLRPILATPGESVVRRGERGDAMYLVAAGSLEVRLPGGPVRLATGDVFGEMALVLGQPRVADVVSIGYSQLLCLDAADFRRFVRGVPELRAEIEAIARRRSESNLVEAAESGD, from the coding sequence ATGCCTGAGATACTGACGCCTGTCCTTGCGGTGGCCGCCCTCCTGGTGGCGGTGAGCGTATCGGTGCCCGTCGCGGCACGGTTGCGCATCCCGCACAGCGTGCTTCTCGCCGCCCTCGGCCTGCTTCTCGGTCTGGTGGTGATGGTCCGCCAGGACGCGGGCGGCAGCATGATGGGCGACGATTTGGTCCGCGGCCTGGGCAATCTCGGCATCTCCGCGCCGGCCTTCCTCGCCATCTTCCTGCCGCCGCTGCTCTTCTCCGCCGGGCTCAATCTCGATGTCCGCCGCCTCTTCGACGAGATCGCGGCCGTACTGCTGCTCGCGGTCGTCGCCGTGGTGGTCTGCACCGGGGTGGTCGGCTTTCTGCTCGGCTGGCTGTCGCCGCTCGGCATCGTGCCGTGCCTGCTCCTCGGCTCGATCATCGCGACGACGGATCCCGCCGCGGTGGTCGCCATCTTCCGCGATCTCGGCGCGCCCAGGCGCCTCAGTGTCCTGGTCGAAGGCGAAAGCATCTTCAACGACGCTGCCGCCATCGCGCTCTTCTCGATCCTGCTCGCCTTCGTCACCGGCACCGCTGCACCCAGCTTCGGTGCCGGCGCCATGGCATTCTTCACCAGCTTCGCCGGCGGTATCGCCGTCGGCTTCGTCCTGGCGCGCGCCATCTGCGGGCTGCTGCCCAGCATGGGCGGCGCACTCACGGCGGAGACGACGCTGACGGTGGCGCTGGCCTACCTGTCCTACGTGATCGCGGAACTCTACTTCCAGGTCTCCGGCGTGGTCGCGGTCGCGACCGCCGCCGTCGTCATGGCGAGTTACGGCCCGCTGCGCCTCTCGCCCGCCAACTGGCGCTCGCTCATCCAGGCCTGGAGCAAGATCGAGTTCTGGGCGACCTCGCTCATCTTCATCATGGCCTCGATGGTGGCGTCGCGCGTGCTGTCCGAGGCGTCGCTGAGCGATCTGGGATTCATCGCGCTGCTGGCGGTCGCCGCCATCCTGGCGCGGGCCCTCGTCCTCTGGGGGCCGCTGCCGCTTCTCTCCGCCCTGCGCCTCGTTCAGCCGGTCAGCAACCGCTACAAGGCGGTCATTCTGTGGGGTGGCCTGCGCGGCGCCGTCACCATGGTGCTGGCGATCGCGATCAGCGAGAACATGGCGGTGCCGCAGGAGATCCGCCGCTTCGTCGCCATCGCGGCGATCGGCTTCGTGCTCCTGACGCTGTTCCTGAACGCGCCGACCCTCGGGCCGCTGCTGCGCCTGCTCGGCCTCGACCGCCTCGATCCGGTGGAGCGGGCGTTGCGCGATCGGGTGATGGGCCTGTCGCTCGTCGGGCTGCGTGACCGGGTGACCGAGGTGGCACGCGACTACGGGCTCGAACCGGGCCTGGTCGACAAGGTGGTGTCGACGACGCGGCCGGCGTCCGAAGCCGGCGCGGGAGGCGTCGACATTCCGCTGCCCGTGCGGATCCAGGTCGGTCTGCTCACCCTCGTGACACGCGAACGGGAAGCCTATCTCGACCATTTCGAGCAGCAGACCATCTCGCGCCGTCTCGTCGCGATCCTGGTGGCCGGCGCCGACGCCCTTGCGGACCGTGTGAAAGTCGAGGGCGTCGAGGGCTACGCCGTGGCGGGAGCGGCCCGCATCGGCCGCCGCCTGCGCTTTGCCCTGTGGCTGCATCGGCGGTTGGGGTGGAGCCGGCCGCTGGCATCGGAACTGGCGGACTGGTTCGAGATGCTGCTGATCCAGCGCCTCGTGCTGCGCGAGGCGCGCCAGTTCAACGACCGTTCGATCCGCCCGGTGCTCGGCGCCGACGCCAGCGAGAAGATCGCGGCACGGCTCGCCGAGCGCATGGAGGCCGTGCAGCGGGCGCTCGCCGCGCTGGAGCTTCAGTATCCCGTCTACGCGACGGCGCTGGGTGTGCAGCATCTCGGCCGTGCCGCATTGCGGTTCGAGGATCGGCAGTACCAGCTCAAGCGGGAAGAGGCGCTGATCAGCCGCGAGGTCTTCGAGAATCTCCAGGCCGACCTGCGCGCCCGCCGCGACGCCATCCGGCGACGACCGGCACTGGACCTCGGCTTCAAGCTGGCCGAGATGGTGCGGCGGGTGCCGATGTTCGCCAAACTGACCGAATCGCAGCTCGAGCGTCTGGCGCGGATGCTGCGGCCGATCCTGGCGACACCCGGGGAGTCCGTGGTGAGGCGTGGGGAGCGCGGCGACGCGATGTATCTCGTCGCCGCCGGCAGCCTCGAGGTCCGCCTGCCCGGGGGGCCGGTGCGACTGGCGACCGGCGACGTGTTCGGCGAGATGGCCCTCGTGCTCGGGCAGCCGCGGGTGGCCGACGTCGTCTCGATCGGCTACAGCCAACTGCTGTGCCTGGACGCGGCGGATTTCCGCCGGTTCGTCCGCGGCGTGCCGGAACTGCGCGCCGAGATCGAAGCGATCGCCCGGCGGCGCAGCGAGAGCAACCTGGTCGAAGCGGCCGAGTCGGGTGACTGA
- a CDS encoding DUF1206 domain-containing protein has protein sequence MTSAIEPLARAGYSARGLVYLIVGFFAALAAMGNGEAKDSEGALRTILAQPFGTILVWLMVVGLAGYAVWRLVQAIRDPDGIGSGAKGLAVRAGLFVSALTHIALALFAVGLVSTWGGGGGGGGGSDPTAEWLAVAFDAGYAQVVVWIAAAVAVGVGAAFVWKGWTQGFEKYFRCPEHIMRWLRPVASVGLVARGVVFFILAVLIVTGGFAYNAESRPGLEDALEALQGFAFGWLILLVLAFGLVAFGVYSLAEARYRHIEVH, from the coding sequence ATGACATCGGCGATCGAACCGCTCGCACGTGCGGGCTACAGCGCACGGGGACTGGTCTACCTCATCGTGGGCTTCTTCGCCGCGCTGGCGGCCATGGGCAACGGCGAGGCGAAGGACAGCGAGGGCGCGCTGCGCACGATCCTCGCCCAACCCTTCGGCACGATCCTGGTCTGGCTGATGGTGGTGGGGCTGGCCGGCTATGCGGTCTGGCGCCTCGTTCAGGCCATCCGCGACCCTGACGGCATCGGCAGCGGTGCCAAGGGTCTGGCCGTCCGCGCCGGCCTCTTCGTCAGCGCCCTCACGCATATCGCCCTGGCGCTCTTCGCGGTCGGGCTGGTTTCGACGTGGGGCGGCGGCGGTGGCGGTGGCGGCGGGAGCGACCCGACCGCCGAATGGCTCGCCGTGGCGTTCGATGCCGGCTATGCCCAGGTCGTCGTCTGGATCGCCGCAGCGGTTGCCGTCGGTGTCGGTGCGGCGTTCGTCTGGAAGGGCTGGACCCAGGGCTTCGAGAAGTATTTCCGCTGCCCGGAGCACATCATGCGCTGGCTGCGACCGGTCGCGAGCGTAGGGCTCGTCGCGCGCGGCGTGGTCTTCTTCATCCTCGCCGTGCTGATCGTGACGGGCGGCTTCGCCTACAACGCGGAGAGCCGGCCGGGGCTGGAGGATGCGCTCGAAGCGCTGCAGGGCTTCGCCTTCGGCTGGCTCATCCTGCTCGTGCTGGCGTTCGGTCTGGTCGCCTTCGGCGTCTACAGCCTCGCCGAAGCGCGCTATCGGCACATCGAGGTCCACTGA
- the nadC gene encoding carboxylating nicotinate-nucleotide diphosphorylase, with protein MTGQPSIVEPLPEILVEPVVRAALAEDLGRAGDITTTAVVPADARFRGVVAARQPGTVAGTAVATLAFRLLDPTIRVTVERPDGSRVAPGDTVLRLDGPARAVITAERTALNFLCHLSGIATCTATLVDAARPHKARITCTRKTTPGLRALEKHAVRAGGGVSHRFGLDDGILIKDNHVAMAGGVAAAIRAAKLAVGHMVRIEVEVDTLEQLAEALEEGPDAILLDNMPPETLRQAVRLIAGRAVSEASGRITAETVPAIAAAGVDIISAGWITHSAPALDLGLDA; from the coding sequence ATGACGGGCCAGCCGTCGATCGTCGAGCCGCTGCCGGAGATTTTGGTCGAGCCGGTCGTCCGCGCCGCCCTCGCCGAGGATCTCGGCCGGGCGGGGGACATCACCACGACCGCGGTCGTGCCCGCCGATGCGCGGTTCCGTGGCGTGGTGGCGGCGCGCCAGCCGGGCACCGTGGCCGGCACCGCCGTCGCGACCCTGGCGTTCCGCCTGCTCGACCCGACGATCCGCGTGACGGTGGAGCGGCCCGACGGCAGCCGCGTGGCGCCCGGCGACACGGTGCTGCGCCTCGACGGGCCGGCCCGGGCGGTGATCACCGCCGAGCGCACGGCCCTCAACTTCCTCTGCCATCTCTCCGGCATCGCAACCTGCACCGCGACGCTGGTCGACGCGGCCCGCCCGCACAAGGCCCGCATAACCTGCACGCGCAAGACGACGCCCGGCCTGCGCGCGCTGGAGAAGCACGCCGTGCGTGCCGGCGGCGGGGTCAGCCACCGCTTCGGCCTCGACGACGGCATCCTCATCAAGGACAACCACGTCGCCATGGCCGGCGGCGTGGCGGCCGCGATCCGCGCCGCGAAGCTGGCCGTCGGTCACATGGTCCGCATCGAGGTGGAGGTCGACACGCTCGAGCAACTCGCCGAGGCGTTGGAGGAGGGGCCCGACGCCATCCTCCTCGACAACATGCCGCCCGAAACCTTGCGTCAGGCGGTGCGGCTGATCGCCGGGCGCGCCGTGTCGGAGGCCTCCGGGCGGATCACGGCGGAGACCGTTCCCGCCATCGCCGCGGCGGGCGTCGACATCATCTCGGCCGGATGGATCACCCACAGCGCGCCCGCCCTCGACCTCGGCCTCGACGCCTGA
- the ggt gene encoding gamma-glutamyltransferase yields the protein MASGMIVAPQPEAVEAGALVLKRGGNAVDAAVACAFVQSVVDPQMCGIAGFGSMQVYMPSKDVHTFIDFHGRVPAAATPGMWEHLIEGETRDGFGFVLKGRVNDVGYQSVTVPGTLKALSEAQAEFGSMDWKDVMAPAIRQADVGFAVRPHVHHWWCEGALFGRVPAVDRLRFTETGRRIYFNADGSLKRPGERVLNPDMATTLRRIAAEGADVFYKGEIAEQIADDMKRNGGLLSLDDLRNYRTRRCDPLRGFYRGYGIATNNPPGGGIMLLEMLNILENFDLFEMGHNSADYIVTVAEAMKRATADKDAHVGDPDFFDVPVERLTSKEYAEAAAAAIRRGEKVSVPRFEPDPPKDTTHISVVDAEGNAVSVTHSLGMPSGVITPGLGFMYNGCMGVFDPRPGRAGSLAPGKSRFSAMVPTIVFDGEKPTMVIGAPGGTQICMGVMQAILNAIDFEMPILDAIVAPRFSATSDLIDVSNRIPAYVTDEVESRGYTVARSHLSYPFAGVHGIRIEGGAMQGAADPNHDGMALAV from the coding sequence ATGGCGTCGGGAATGATCGTCGCGCCGCAACCGGAGGCCGTCGAAGCCGGCGCGCTGGTGCTGAAGCGAGGCGGTAATGCGGTCGATGCTGCGGTGGCCTGCGCCTTCGTGCAAAGCGTGGTCGATCCGCAGATGTGCGGCATCGCCGGCTTCGGCAGCATGCAGGTCTACATGCCGTCGAAGGACGTCCATACGTTCATCGACTTTCACGGCAGGGTTCCGGCAGCCGCCACGCCCGGCATGTGGGAGCACCTGATCGAAGGCGAGACGCGCGACGGCTTCGGCTTCGTCCTCAAGGGCCGCGTCAACGACGTCGGCTACCAGTCCGTCACCGTGCCCGGCACCCTCAAGGCGCTGTCGGAGGCGCAGGCCGAATTCGGCTCGATGGACTGGAAGGACGTGATGGCGCCGGCCATCCGGCAGGCGGACGTCGGGTTCGCCGTGCGGCCGCACGTGCATCACTGGTGGTGCGAAGGCGCGCTGTTCGGCCGGGTGCCGGCGGTCGACCGCCTGCGCTTCACCGAGACGGGGCGGCGCATCTACTTCAACGCCGACGGCAGCCTGAAGCGGCCCGGCGAGCGCGTGCTCAATCCGGACATGGCCACGACGCTGCGTCGGATCGCGGCGGAGGGTGCGGACGTCTTCTACAAGGGCGAGATCGCCGAGCAGATCGCCGACGATATGAAGCGGAACGGCGGCCTGCTGTCCCTCGACGACCTGCGCAACTACCGCACGCGCCGCTGCGACCCCCTGCGCGGCTTCTATCGCGGCTACGGGATCGCGACGAACAACCCGCCCGGCGGCGGCATCATGCTGCTCGAGATGCTGAACATCCTCGAGAATTTCGATCTGTTCGAGATGGGGCACAACTCCGCCGACTATATCGTCACCGTCGCCGAGGCGATGAAGCGCGCCACCGCCGACAAGGACGCGCATGTCGGCGACCCGGACTTCTTCGACGTTCCGGTCGAGCGGCTGACGTCGAAGGAGTATGCCGAAGCGGCTGCTGCCGCCATCCGGCGCGGCGAGAAGGTCAGCGTGCCGCGCTTCGAACCCGATCCGCCGAAGGACACGACGCACATCTCGGTGGTCGACGCCGAGGGCAATGCCGTCTCCGTGACCCACTCGCTCGGCATGCCGAGCGGCGTCATCACGCCGGGCCTGGGCTTCATGTACAACGGCTGCATGGGCGTCTTCGACCCGCGTCCCGGCCGCGCCGGGTCGCTGGCGCCGGGCAAGAGCCGGTTCAGCGCCATGGTGCCGACCATCGTCTTCGACGGCGAGAAGCCGACCATGGTGATCGGCGCGCCGGGCGGCACGCAGATCTGCATGGGCGTGATGCAGGCGATCCTGAACGCGATCGACTTCGAGATGCCCATTCTCGATGCGATCGTCGCACCGCGCTTCTCCGCCACCAGCGACCTGATCGATGTCAGCAACCGCATTCCGGCCTACGTCACCGACGAGGTCGAGAGCCGCGGTTACACGGTCGCGCGCAGTCACCTCAGCTACCCGTTCGCCGGCGTCCACGGCATCCGGATCGAGGGCGGCGCGATGCAGGGCGCGGCCGATCCGAACCACGACGGCATGGCGCTTGCTGTCTAG